The Granulicella sibirica genome has a segment encoding these proteins:
- a CDS encoding family 78 glycoside hydrolase catalytic domain gives MRLSAATSALSRTLLIAGTSTLLATTAVAAPVKLRTEQMTNPAAIDVAKPVFSWQSDATSANWMQSAYEVLVSTDPSKLVPGKANIWDSGKITSSDSVNIPYAGPALTAQTHYFWAVQVTDKQGKTTHSTPAWFETGLLTPSAWHSQWIRRDDPAAAHELEAIRWLWLPNTDPKHVPSETAVEFRYPLHLDAKPMRASLHVLAHGNYTATVNGKTTGQHEEWSAFDWEEIGSLLKPGDNEILIKVTAPRLGDKQKAAGGPAGFAASLRITDADGAERRITSDKAWQTRPTTGEWQAAQEIGPLSLPLGLGTDRRSLVPGPNRVSTDASLLRKDFSLTGKVTSAKLTITAMGAYRAFINGKPVATHDLLNPGFTDFHKRVLYQTYDVTSLLTTGDNTVATILGSGWHGSPLTWSGSREYTDPDALRAQLDVTLADGSHKTIGTDETWQTAQAPVLFSEIYAGEVYDARLALTGWNAPHFTGKNWSPAVPATVSPEVTLTSQPDLSIAESNIIKPIAMDPANAAHPVVYDMGQNMVGNIVLHVHGPAGTAVQMRFAERLNPDGSMYTLNLRNATVTDTYVLSGKGDETYTPSFTFHGFRYVELAGYPGTPTTASIEGLVYNSLPQTPSIRFNSSSELLNSMGKLGIWGQRGNFVSVPTDCPQRDERLGWMGDAGVFWRTGTYNFDIGSFTHKFMFDMEDAQNDRGAFSDVSPNLLGPQSGAPGWADAGILVPYAAWLQYGDKSILERSWPQMEHFMDYLATTNPDFLRAKDLGNNYGDWLAPDTHTPRDLIATAYWAILARDMKEMALAIGQQQQADKYQALYDHIAEAYRKAYVQPDGTVTGNTQAAYVVTLYSGIAPESLRANMVDRLVKDIAAHDNHLTTGFLGTPFLMFVLDDNQRADIAYKLLLQDTYPSWGYMVRKGATTWWERWNGDTGDASMNSYNHYAFGSVMAWVFRRSAGIDTDPTGAGYHHLTVKPHFDGRLPQLHTEYDSAYGTVTTDWNRTTGKFTLTNPANTTATVTLPNGRTADVGSGTHTYTIN, from the coding sequence ATGCGTTTGTCCGCCGCAACTTCTGCTCTATCTCGAACCCTTCTCATCGCAGGCACCTCGACACTTCTGGCCACGACCGCCGTCGCCGCCCCGGTCAAACTCCGCACCGAGCAGATGACCAACCCCGCAGCCATCGACGTGGCAAAGCCCGTCTTCTCCTGGCAGAGTGACGCAACCTCCGCGAACTGGATGCAGTCCGCCTACGAAGTCCTCGTCAGCACCGATCCATCGAAGCTCGTTCCCGGCAAAGCCAACATCTGGGACTCCGGGAAGATCACATCCTCCGACTCCGTGAACATCCCCTACGCCGGCCCGGCCCTCACCGCGCAGACCCACTACTTCTGGGCCGTCCAGGTCACCGATAAGCAGGGCAAGACCACCCACTCCACTCCCGCATGGTTCGAGACCGGCCTCCTCACACCCTCCGCCTGGCACTCCCAGTGGATTCGCCGCGACGACCCCGCGGCAGCCCATGAACTCGAAGCCATCCGCTGGCTCTGGCTCCCCAACACCGATCCCAAACACGTCCCATCCGAGACTGCGGTCGAGTTCCGCTACCCCCTCCACCTCGACGCGAAGCCCATGCGCGCAAGCCTTCACGTCCTCGCCCACGGCAACTACACCGCAACGGTCAACGGCAAGACCACCGGCCAGCACGAAGAGTGGAGCGCCTTCGACTGGGAGGAGATCGGCTCCCTTCTCAAGCCCGGTGACAACGAGATCCTCATCAAGGTGACCGCCCCCCGCCTCGGCGACAAGCAGAAAGCAGCAGGCGGACCCGCCGGATTCGCGGCCTCCCTCCGCATCACCGATGCCGATGGAGCCGAACGTCGTATCACCTCCGATAAAGCCTGGCAGACCCGTCCAACCACCGGCGAATGGCAAGCCGCGCAGGAGATCGGCCCCCTCAGCCTTCCGCTCGGCCTCGGCACTGACCGCCGCTCTCTCGTCCCCGGCCCGAACCGCGTCTCAACCGACGCCTCCCTCCTCCGCAAGGATTTCTCCCTCACCGGCAAGGTCACCTCCGCCAAACTCACCATCACCGCCATGGGTGCCTATCGCGCCTTCATCAACGGCAAGCCCGTCGCCACGCATGACCTCCTGAACCCCGGCTTCACCGACTTCCACAAGCGCGTCCTCTACCAGACCTACGACGTCACCTCGCTCCTCACCACCGGCGACAACACCGTGGCCACCATACTCGGCAGCGGCTGGCACGGCTCCCCCCTTACCTGGTCCGGCTCCCGCGAGTACACCGATCCCGACGCCCTCCGCGCCCAGCTCGACGTCACCCTCGCCGACGGCTCCCACAAGACCATCGGCACCGACGAAACGTGGCAAACCGCCCAGGCGCCGGTTCTCTTCTCCGAGATCTACGCCGGCGAAGTCTACGACGCACGCCTCGCCCTCACCGGCTGGAACGCCCCCCACTTCACCGGCAAGAACTGGTCCCCCGCCGTCCCCGCGACCGTCTCGCCTGAGGTCACCCTGACCTCGCAGCCCGACCTCTCCATCGCCGAATCCAACATCATCAAGCCCATCGCGATGGACCCCGCCAACGCCGCTCATCCAGTCGTCTACGACATGGGCCAGAACATGGTCGGCAACATCGTCCTCCACGTACACGGCCCCGCCGGAACCGCCGTCCAGATGCGCTTCGCTGAGCGCCTTAATCCAGACGGCAGCATGTACACCCTCAACCTCCGCAACGCCACCGTCACCGACACCTACGTCCTCTCCGGTAAGGGCGACGAGACCTACACCCCCAGCTTCACCTTCCACGGCTTCCGCTACGTCGAGTTAGCCGGATACCCCGGAACCCCCACCACCGCAAGCATCGAAGGCCTCGTCTACAACAGCCTTCCCCAAACTCCCTCCATCCGCTTCAACAGCTCCAGTGAACTCCTCAACAGCATGGGCAAACTCGGCATCTGGGGACAGCGCGGCAACTTCGTCTCCGTCCCCACCGACTGCCCGCAGCGCGACGAGCGCCTCGGCTGGATGGGCGATGCTGGCGTCTTCTGGCGCACCGGAACCTATAACTTCGACATTGGCAGCTTCACCCACAAATTCATGTTCGACATGGAAGACGCCCAGAACGACAGAGGTGCCTTCTCCGACGTCTCCCCCAATCTCCTCGGACCCCAATCCGGCGCTCCCGGCTGGGCCGACGCAGGCATCCTCGTCCCCTACGCCGCATGGCTCCAGTACGGAGACAAGTCCATCCTCGAGCGCTCCTGGCCCCAGATGGAACACTTCATGGACTATCTCGCCACCACCAACCCCGACTTCCTCCGCGCCAAGGACCTCGGCAACAACTACGGCGACTGGCTCGCCCCCGACACCCACACCCCGCGCGACCTCATCGCCACCGCTTACTGGGCCATCCTGGCCCGCGACATGAAGGAGATGGCCCTCGCCATCGGCCAGCAACAGCAGGCCGACAAGTATCAGGCCCTCTACGACCACATCGCCGAAGCCTATCGCAAGGCGTACGTCCAGCCCGACGGCACCGTCACCGGCAACACCCAGGCCGCCTACGTCGTCACTCTTTACTCCGGTATCGCGCCTGAATCGCTCCGCGCCAACATGGTCGACCGCCTCGTCAAGGACATCGCCGCCCACGACAACCACCTCACCACCGGCTTCCTCGGCACGCCGTTCCTGATGTTCGTCCTCGACGACAACCAGCGCGCCGACATCGCCTACAAGCTTCTCCTGCAGGACACCTACCCCTCCTGGGGCTACATGGTCCGCAAGGGCGCAACCACATGGTGGGAGCGCTGGAACGGAGACACCGGCGACGCCTCCATGAACTCCTACAACCACTACGCCTTCGGCTCCGTCATGGCCTGGGTCTTCCGCCGCTCCGCCGGTATCGACACCGACCCCACCGGCGCCGGCTACCACCACCTCACCGTCAAACCCCACTTCGACGGCCGTCTGCCCCAGCTCCATACCGAGTACGACTCCGCCTACGGCACCGTCACCACCGACTGGAACCGCACCACCGGCAAGTTCACCCTCACCAACCCCGCCAACACCACCGCGACGGTCACACTGCCCAACGGCAGAACCGCCGACGTAGGCAGCGGAACCCACACCTACACGATTAACTAA
- the purQ gene encoding phosphoribosylformylglycinamidine synthase subunit PurQ, giving the protein MKFGVLVFPGSNCDHDTYNVVESLLHVPVTYLWHASEDLQGCDAILVPGGFAYGDYLRTGAIAKFAPVMQSVAKFAKNGGLVLGICNGFQILCEAGLLPGTLMRNRGQQYICKQVHLRTETAESPFTHTLSEGQVLRMPIGHMEGNYFCDDATLKALQDQDRIAFRYATRAGEVTDAANPNGSLENIAGVLNEGRNVLGLMPHPDRSSEALLGSSDGLALFQAMAASLKGTFGGQVLEVKELLTPTQTW; this is encoded by the coding sequence ATGAAATTCGGCGTTCTGGTGTTTCCCGGATCGAACTGCGACCACGACACGTACAACGTGGTGGAGTCGCTTCTACATGTGCCGGTGACCTATCTCTGGCACGCTTCGGAGGATCTCCAGGGGTGCGATGCGATCCTCGTTCCCGGTGGTTTTGCCTATGGGGATTATTTGCGGACGGGCGCAATTGCAAAGTTCGCGCCGGTGATGCAGTCGGTGGCGAAGTTCGCGAAGAATGGCGGATTGGTATTGGGAATCTGCAACGGATTCCAGATCCTGTGTGAGGCGGGTCTTCTGCCGGGTACGCTGATGCGAAACCGAGGGCAGCAGTACATCTGCAAACAGGTGCATCTGCGGACGGAGACCGCAGAGTCGCCGTTCACGCACACGCTGTCCGAGGGACAGGTACTGCGGATGCCGATCGGGCATATGGAAGGCAACTACTTCTGCGATGACGCTACGTTGAAGGCGCTGCAGGATCAGGATCGCATCGCGTTCCGGTATGCAACGCGCGCGGGCGAGGTGACGGATGCGGCGAATCCTAACGGGTCGCTCGAGAACATCGCCGGGGTGCTGAACGAAGGACGGAACGTGCTTGGACTGATGCCGCACCCGGACCGGTCGAGCGAGGCGCTGCTCGGTTCGAGCGATGGGCTCGCTCTCTTTCAGGCGATGGCGGCCTCGCTGAAGGGCACATTTGGGGGGCAGGTGCTGGAAGTCAAGGAGCTTCTTACTCCCACCCAGACATGGTAG
- a CDS encoding tyrosine-protein phosphatase, translated as METSVAMAKMAAADGITHIACSPHANGKYSYDLARNEELANDLRGRLARAGVALTIGVGCDFHLSYDNIQAALADTKKYTINGHGYLLVELPDYGLPRGLTETFYQLRLAGMTPILTHPERNPTLQQEMDRIVDWLRGGLLVQVTTNSVTGGMGRKAERAAHDLLAKKWVHFLATDAHNTTSRPPKMSEARRMVEKKYGVEYAQALCVDNPLAVFEGRPLPEQDEAEDLYEDKKKDKGWVARLLGR; from the coding sequence ATGGAGACGTCCGTCGCCATGGCGAAGATGGCGGCGGCCGATGGAATCACCCATATCGCCTGCTCACCGCATGCGAATGGCAAGTACAGCTATGACCTGGCGCGGAACGAAGAGCTGGCGAACGATTTGCGGGGGCGGCTGGCACGGGCGGGAGTGGCGCTGACCATAGGGGTTGGCTGCGATTTTCACCTGTCGTATGACAACATCCAGGCGGCACTCGCGGATACGAAGAAGTACACCATCAACGGGCATGGGTATCTCCTGGTGGAGTTGCCGGACTATGGCCTCCCGCGCGGCTTGACGGAGACGTTCTACCAACTGCGTCTCGCGGGCATGACGCCTATCCTCACGCATCCGGAGCGAAATCCGACGCTGCAACAAGAAATGGATAGGATCGTGGACTGGCTGCGGGGCGGGCTTCTCGTGCAGGTGACGACGAATTCGGTCACGGGCGGGATGGGCAGGAAGGCGGAGCGGGCGGCGCACGATCTGCTCGCGAAGAAGTGGGTGCATTTTCTGGCGACGGATGCGCACAATACGACGTCCCGGCCCCCGAAGATGAGCGAGGCGCGGCGGATGGTCGAGAAGAAATACGGGGTGGAGTACGCGCAGGCCTTATGCGTGGACAATCCTCTGGCCGTCTTTGAAGGAAGGCCGCTGCCGGAGCAGGACGAGGCGGAAGATCTCTACGAAGACAAGAAGAAGGACAAAGGGTGGGTGGCGCGGCTGCTTGGACGCTAG
- a CDS encoding SDR family NAD(P)-dependent oxidoreductase translates to MSSSKPLAGKTALITGAAKRIGRAIALALAEQGAAVAITYRGSRDEAAATLADLKSCGVEAAALFCDLTDELSIETAVSDAVTQLGRLDLLVNNAGIFASAPLESISAAEWDGMFASNTRGPFLMARTCLPHLRATRGRILNIGSLGGLHPWSTHAHYCTSKAALHMLSQTMAKAWAPEISVNCIAPGMIVQGEVGEAYEHFAHKTPMQRNGTSADVAAAALFFATGPHFITGQLLAVDGGLGLNS, encoded by the coding sequence GTGAGTTCCTCGAAGCCGCTGGCCGGCAAGACCGCCCTCATCACTGGAGCCGCGAAACGCATCGGCCGCGCCATCGCTCTGGCACTCGCCGAGCAGGGCGCGGCCGTCGCGATCACTTATCGCGGATCCCGTGACGAAGCCGCCGCGACCCTCGCCGATCTGAAGTCCTGCGGCGTGGAAGCAGCCGCGCTCTTCTGCGATCTCACGGACGAACTCAGCATTGAAACGGCGGTCTCAGATGCGGTCACGCAGCTGGGCCGACTCGACCTCCTCGTCAACAACGCCGGGATCTTCGCCTCCGCGCCACTTGAATCCATCTCAGCCGCTGAGTGGGACGGCATGTTCGCCTCGAATACGCGCGGTCCCTTCCTGATGGCCCGTACCTGCCTGCCGCACCTCCGCGCCACCCGCGGGCGCATCCTCAACATAGGCTCCCTCGGCGGCCTCCATCCCTGGTCAACCCACGCCCACTACTGCACCTCGAAGGCCGCCCTGCATATGCTCTCGCAGACGATGGCCAAGGCCTGGGCACCCGAGATCAGCGTCAACTGCATTGCCCCCGGCATGATCGTTCAAGGCGAGGTCGGCGAAGCCTACGAGCACTTCGCTCACAAAACGCCCATGCAGCGCAACGGAACCTCCGCGGACGTAGCGGCTGCCGCCCTCTTCTTCGCGACCGGTCCCCATTTCATCACAGGCCAGCTACTGGCCGTGGACGGCGGCCTGGGCCTGAACAGCTAG
- a CDS encoding co-chaperone GroES, whose product MSKSFTPLHDRILVRRIEEGESIRGGIIIPDSAKEKPQQGEVISVGKGKSNDEGKVFPLDVKAGDSILFGKYSGTEIKLDGEELLIMREEEVLGILSK is encoded by the coding sequence ATGTCGAAATCATTCACTCCGCTGCACGACCGTATCCTGGTTCGTCGCATTGAAGAGGGCGAGAGCATCCGCGGCGGGATCATCATCCCGGACTCGGCCAAGGAAAAGCCACAGCAGGGCGAGGTCATCTCGGTCGGCAAGGGTAAGTCGAACGACGAAGGCAAAGTCTTCCCGCTCGATGTGAAGGCAGGCGACAGCATCCTGTTCGGCAAGTACTCGGGCACCGAGATCAAGCTCGACGGCGAAGAGCTTCTGATCATGCGCGAAGAAGAAGTCCTCGGAATCCTCTCCAAGTAG